In the Topomyia yanbarensis strain Yona2022 chromosome 3, ASM3024719v1, whole genome shotgun sequence genome, one interval contains:
- the LOC131686935 gene encoding uncharacterized protein K02A2.6-like, with the protein MDMLGPLPSGESILVLIDLYSRFRITEVVIKTTTEDIIEKLKQNFLRMGIPAILISDNARNFSSQKMQNFCTEFGIQLKHTTPYWPQANGEVERQNRSILKALRIAEVNGTDWKDDLQEANYVYSIIQHPATGRTPAELVFGRRLRDWIPEVGHFTNGEHEEIMDHDKIYRYSSKGRYDLAHGCKDSSLEPNDRVLMRNLMPQNKLAPLYNPIPATVIEKQGNSVIIETEDGKRFKRNSAHLKKLSTSGELEQQQPSDGSTTDWGTPSSPATGSSTPIVAAEQIDGADNRGRPRREIKRPLRFDDFEVDI; encoded by the coding sequence ATGGACATGTTAGGACCTCTTCCATCTGGAGAATCGATTCTGGTTCTGATTGATTTATACAGTCGCTTTAGAATTACCGAAGTTGTGATTAAGACAACAACAGAGGATATCATCGAAAAACTGAAGCAAAATTTTCTCAGGATGGGAATTCCCGCCATCTTAATATCAGACAACGCAAGAAACTTCTCTAGTCAGAAGATGCAAAACTTTTGCACAGAATTTGGAATTCAACTAAAACATACAACACCATATTGGCCTCAAGCCAACGGCGAAGTGGAGAGACAGAACCGCTCCATTCTAAAAGCTCTAAGAATTGCAGAGGTCAACGGCACTGACTGGAAGGACGATCTACAAGAAGCAAACTATGTCTATTCAATCATACAACATCCAGCTACTGGTCGTACCCCAGCTGAATTAGTTTTCGGTAGACGGTTGCGTGACTGGATACCAGAGGTTGGACATTTCACAAACGGTGAACACGAGGAAATAATGGACCATGATAAGATCTATCGGTACAGTAGCAAGGGAAGATACGATTTAGCGCATGGTTGCAAGGATTCCAGTCTCGAGCCAAACGATCGGGTGTTGATGAGGAACTTGATGCCTCAGAACAAGCTAGCGCCTCTCTACAATCCAATACCTGCAACAGTAATTGAGAAGCAAGGCAACAGTGTGATAATCGAAACCGAGGATGGTAAGAGGTTCAAGAGAAATTCAGCACACTTGAAAAAACTATCGACGTCCGGTGAACTGGAACAGCAGCAGCCGAGCGATGGGTCGACTACAGATTGGGGTACTCCATCCTCACCAGCTACGGGGTCAAGTACACCAATAGTGGCAGCGGAGCAGATCGACGGGGCCGATAACCGTGGTAGACCAAGGCGTGAAATAAAGCGTCCATTGCGGTTTGATGATTTCGAAGTTGACATTTGA
- the LOC131692028 gene encoding proteasome subunit beta type-7, which produces MTTDNARDLEAPGFSFENCRRNAELVKQGFVPPKAIKTGTTIVGIVYKDGVILGADTRATEGPIVADKNCEKIHYLAKNMYCCGAGTAADTEMTTQMISSNLELHRLNTGRTVPVVVANVMLKQFLFRYQGHISAALVLGGVDNTGSYIYCIYPHGSTDKLPYATMGSGSLAAMSVFESRWRPDMEEEEGKKLVRDAIAAGVFNDLGSGSNIDLCVIRKDGAQYLRTYEEANKKGTRSLAYDFKPGTTAVLESKYFKIDVTEECVRTLIPVGGVESMDTA; this is translated from the exons ATGACTACCGATAATGCTCGCGATCTTGAGGCGCCCGGGTTCAGTTTCGAAAATTGTCGCAG AAATGCCGAACTGGTGAAGCAAGGATTCGTTCCACCGAAGGCTATAAAAACCGGAACAACCATTGTTGGGATTGTTTACAAAGATGGTGTAATCCTGGGAGCCGATACTCGAGCTACCGAGGGACCCATTGTTGCTGATAAGAACTGCGAGAAAATCCACTACCTGGCCAAGAATATGTACTGCTGTGGAGCAGGTACGGCTGCTGACACGGAAATGACCACCCAGATGATATCGTCGAATTTGGAGTTGCACCGGTTGAATACGGGACGAACGGTACCCGTAGTGGTTGCTAACGTCATGTTGAAGCAGTTCTTGTTTCGCTACCAGGGGCACATCAGTGCTGCGCTTGTTCTGGGCGGTGTTGACAATACTGGGTCGTACATTTATTGCATCTATCCACACGGTTCGACCGACAAGCTGCCGTACGCTACGATGGGATCGGGTAGTCTAGCGGCGATGTCCGTATTCGAGTCCCGCTGGAGGCCAGATATGGAAGAGGAGGAAGGCAAGAAATTGGTACGCGATGCTATTGCTGCTGGCGTTTTCAACGATCTGGGATCCGGCTCAAACATCGATCTGTGTGTGATCCGTAAGGATGGTGCGCAGTATCTGCGAACGTACGAGGAAGCCAATAAGAAGGGTACACGTTCGTTGGCTTACGATTTCAAGCCAGGAACTACGGCCGTTCTTGAGAGCAAGTATTTCAAGATAGATGTTACCGAGGAATGTGTGCGCACGCTGATTCCGGTTGGCGGTGTGGAGAGTATGGATACGGCTTAG